A window of Mucilaginibacter paludis DSM 18603 contains these coding sequences:
- a CDS encoding MerR family transcriptional regulator codes for MEVICLQDEALKALIDKVVAYVKTEHGIKKEKWLTPEEAMKALGITSKTTLQKYKDEKQFTCAELSPRKFMYDADSIEAFKQRKSRDTF; via the coding sequence ATGGAAGTTATTTGTTTGCAAGATGAAGCCTTAAAGGCTTTGATTGATAAAGTTGTCGCCTACGTTAAAACCGAACATGGGATTAAAAAAGAAAAATGGCTTACACCCGAAGAAGCCATGAAAGCGTTAGGCATTACCAGCAAAACCACCTTACAGAAATATAAGGACGAAAAGCAATTTACGTGCGCTGAATTATCGCCGCGTAAATTTATGTATGATGCCGATTCCATCGAAGCATTTAAACAACGTAAATCCCGTGATACATTTTAA
- a CDS encoding toprim domain-containing protein translates to MNIEQAKCIPLSSILEKINCYPVKYSDKDAWYLSPRRIEKTASFQVCYKTNRWHDWGDGVHGDGIDLVRFHLNQSGVNDTVADALRWLGNMIGASTHIAFVPYDVAGSTETDKTLVLKSVTAIKHQALVQYLEKRGIDVALAKRHLKQVYVSNKKTGKCFYALGLRNEENGYEIRNPYFKGCVRKKYITFVRGTKPKSNDIHLFEGMMDYLTYISIKKTHEHDVIILNSLACLNYATAYIKGYGYRMAATWFDNDLSGQKATEAMAAFFKTEEDLTHKPMNKTYSGHEDFNAWHMHNLNLVV, encoded by the coding sequence ATGAACATTGAACAAGCTAAGTGTATCCCCTTGTCTTCAATTCTGGAAAAAATCAACTGTTACCCTGTTAAGTATTCCGACAAGGATGCTTGGTACTTATCCCCGCGTCGGATAGAGAAAACGGCAAGCTTCCAAGTATGCTATAAAACCAACCGTTGGCACGATTGGGGTGATGGCGTACATGGGGATGGTATCGACCTCGTGCGGTTTCATCTGAACCAAAGCGGTGTGAATGATACTGTTGCGGATGCGTTGCGCTGGCTGGGCAATATGATCGGCGCAAGCACACATATCGCCTTTGTACCTTATGATGTTGCTGGCAGCACCGAAACGGACAAAACGCTTGTCCTGAAATCGGTAACGGCAATCAAGCATCAGGCATTGGTCCAGTACCTTGAAAAACGAGGCATTGACGTGGCATTAGCAAAACGTCATTTGAAACAGGTCTACGTTTCAAATAAAAAAACAGGAAAGTGTTTTTATGCCCTCGGTTTGAGAAACGAAGAAAACGGATATGAGATACGCAATCCGTACTTTAAAGGATGCGTGCGCAAAAAGTATATTACGTTTGTACGCGGCACAAAACCGAAATCCAACGATATCCATCTATTTGAGGGCATGATGGATTACCTGACTTATATAAGCATCAAAAAAACACATGAACATGATGTAATCATTTTGAATTCGCTGGCCTGTCTGAATTACGCAACGGCCTATATCAAAGGTTATGGGTATAGAATGGCGGCCACATGGTTTGATAACGATCTATCAGGTCAAAAAGCTACGGAAGCGATGGCAGCTTTTTTCAAGACGGAAGAAGATTTAACACATAAGCCGATGAATAAAACTTATAGCGGCCATGAAGATTTTAATGCGTGGCACATGCATAATTTGAATTTAGTTGTTTAA
- a CDS encoding helix-turn-helix domain-containing protein, which produces MALSWENDGIILFGQNVRAYRKAKKLSMQALAHLAEIELSQISRIETGKINPKLSTILIIAKALDISPNELFTKG; this is translated from the coding sequence ATGGCTTTGTCATGGGAAAATGATGGTATAATATTATTCGGGCAGAATGTCCGTGCGTACAGGAAAGCAAAAAAGCTTTCGATGCAAGCTCTCGCGCATTTAGCTGAAATAGAGCTATCTCAAATTTCAAGAATAGAAACAGGGAAGATTAACCCCAAGCTTTCAACCATTTTGATAATTGCCAAAGCTTTGGATATTTCCCCAAATGAATTATTCACAAAGGGGTAA
- a CDS encoding TrlF family AAA-like ATPase, whose amino-acid sequence MTIDFSDVNSGAKFHRADLHIHSFGEEGSFDVTDNTMTPQNIVDTAISKNLSIISITDHNEIGNVKVALAHAEGKNILVIPGIEVSTTQGHLLVYFEDYLSLKNFYGRLSIAPNRETCSQSIVDCLTIAQQFGGIGVLAHIELTSGFESVINRFGPQMEAVICHPTIVALEVSNKENSINYTDADLNADRKRLINLRRQTLSLNNDWQFPVLMSSDSHMLSKLGLNAEGNKRLTRIKMDSLCFHGFKVALQNSTSRIMLEDLIPERTPCFIGVKIDGGLLDGLKVHLNKNLTCIIGGRGAGKSTLLECVRTASGNSSGSNIINSDVWPDKISLLYEDEAGQLTYLSREKNGIVTNTQDPINGITTIDIETYGQGETANTIQYSDENPTTLLSFLESFIEFGSLKDEQDEARQKLIINQGEIAKLRVEVINIPEVEKQKIYHEGKLEQLKKDNVGELVVYQSALLQERTIRTNIITDLKRLIDQYKGILDDSSVFQSFAKLEDKDIIVGKENFTKVKEIVNEFSVIVSSKSSELKGSLNGKIAELRTQLNDWASKESGILANIDAKKAELAAQGIPFDIGQINQIASSVNHFQEKLKTLLLKKNDLDVLLKQRNGLIQERAALLTKIYNLRLAFGIKIKEDLKNSVDGFLVDLKFHEGKYSPLFEEAIRSLMQWRTVQVPKAKLLSRFISPCEFAKAVKKGNLDTLKTLTNNGARVFSDNEIEQILSTSKANFAYEEFESTIVEDLPVLTVTKMVDQPDGSKKPVSRSIAQLSLGQQQSIVLAILLHSNSKKPLLIDQPEDNLDSEFIAKHIVQNLKKIKEKRQVIIVTHNANIAVLGDAELIIPLKSTSIKSQIVGMGSIDRAETRAICCEVLEGGAQAFKKRKEIYGLD is encoded by the coding sequence ATGACAATTGATTTTAGCGATGTAAATTCTGGCGCAAAATTCCACCGTGCCGACCTTCATATTCATTCTTTTGGTGAAGAAGGCTCTTTCGATGTTACAGATAATACTATGACTCCACAAAATATTGTGGATACTGCGATATCAAAAAATTTATCTATTATTTCTATCACCGATCATAATGAAATCGGTAATGTAAAGGTTGCATTGGCTCATGCTGAAGGAAAAAACATTCTCGTTATTCCTGGTATAGAAGTTAGTACAACCCAAGGCCATTTGTTGGTTTATTTTGAAGATTATCTTAGTTTAAAAAACTTCTATGGTAGGCTTAGTATTGCGCCTAATCGCGAAACTTGCTCACAAAGTATAGTTGATTGTTTGACCATCGCTCAACAGTTCGGCGGCATAGGTGTTTTAGCGCATATAGAATTAACCTCTGGCTTTGAAAGCGTAATAAATAGGTTCGGCCCCCAAATGGAAGCAGTTATCTGCCATCCAACCATCGTTGCGTTAGAAGTTTCTAATAAGGAGAATTCAATCAATTATACCGATGCCGATCTTAACGCGGATAGAAAACGATTAATTAATCTTCGAAGACAAACCTTATCCTTAAATAATGACTGGCAATTTCCAGTTTTAATGTCTTCAGATTCGCACATGTTGTCCAAATTGGGATTAAATGCCGAAGGTAACAAGAGGCTTACCAGAATTAAGATGGATAGCCTTTGTTTTCATGGTTTTAAAGTAGCGTTACAAAATTCGACATCCCGCATAATGTTGGAAGATTTAATTCCAGAAAGAACCCCCTGCTTTATCGGCGTTAAAATTGATGGAGGCTTATTAGACGGCTTGAAAGTGCATCTAAATAAAAATTTGACTTGTATCATCGGGGGGCGAGGTGCGGGAAAATCTACTTTGCTTGAGTGTGTTCGTACTGCGTCGGGTAATAGTTCAGGTTCGAATATTATAAATAGTGACGTTTGGCCGGATAAAATTTCTCTACTTTATGAGGATGAAGCAGGACAGTTAACTTATTTGTCGCGTGAGAAAAATGGGATAGTAACAAATACTCAAGATCCTATCAATGGAATAACTACTATAGATATTGAAACGTATGGCCAAGGAGAAACAGCAAATACAATTCAATATAGCGATGAAAATCCAACCACCTTGCTGAGTTTTTTGGAAAGCTTTATAGAGTTCGGTTCATTGAAAGATGAGCAAGATGAAGCAAGACAAAAACTTATAATTAATCAGGGTGAGATAGCAAAGTTAAGGGTTGAAGTCATTAATATTCCAGAAGTAGAAAAACAAAAAATTTACCATGAAGGAAAATTAGAACAGCTCAAAAAAGATAATGTTGGAGAATTAGTTGTCTATCAATCTGCTCTATTGCAGGAAAGGACGATTCGTACAAATATCATCACTGATCTTAAGAGGCTGATTGACCAATATAAAGGCATTTTGGATGACAGCTCAGTTTTTCAGTCCTTCGCGAAGTTAGAAGATAAAGATATAATCGTTGGCAAAGAAAACTTCACCAAAGTAAAAGAAATCGTAAATGAGTTTTCTGTTATTGTAAGCTCAAAATCCTCCGAGTTAAAAGGTTCGCTTAACGGAAAGATTGCTGAATTGAGAACGCAGTTAAATGATTGGGCCAGTAAGGAATCTGGTATATTAGCAAATATTGATGCGAAAAAGGCAGAATTGGCAGCTCAAGGAATTCCATTTGATATCGGCCAGATTAATCAAATAGCGTCAAGTGTTAATCATTTTCAAGAGAAATTAAAAACATTGTTATTAAAAAAGAATGACCTTGATGTGTTGCTGAAACAACGAAATGGATTAATTCAAGAACGAGCAGCCTTGCTAACAAAAATTTATAATCTACGACTCGCCTTCGGCATAAAAATAAAAGAAGATTTAAAAAATTCCGTAGATGGTTTTCTTGTAGACCTTAAGTTTCATGAAGGCAAATATTCTCCATTGTTTGAAGAAGCAATAAGATCACTTATGCAGTGGCGAACAGTACAAGTACCAAAAGCAAAGTTATTAAGTAGATTTATTTCACCTTGCGAATTCGCGAAAGCCGTTAAAAAAGGCAACTTAGATACCCTCAAAACGCTCACCAACAACGGAGCAAGGGTGTTTTCGGACAATGAAATTGAACAAATTCTGTCAACATCCAAGGCGAATTTTGCTTATGAAGAATTCGAAAGTACCATAGTTGAAGATTTGCCAGTGTTAACTGTGACAAAAATGGTTGACCAGCCTGATGGCAGTAAAAAACCAGTTTCCAGAAGTATTGCCCAATTATCTTTAGGACAACAACAATCAATTGTTTTAGCGATTTTGTTGCATTCTAATAGCAAGAAACCTTTATTGATAGATCAACCTGAAGATAATTTGGATAGCGAATTTATTGCTAAGCATATTGTGCAGAACTTGAAGAAAATCAAAGAAAAGCGACAAGTAATTATTGTTACCCATAACGCTAATATTGCCGTATTAGGTGATGCTGAACTGATTATACCTCTTAAAAGCACAAGCATTAAATCGCAAATAGTTGGCATGGGTTCTATAGATCGCGCCGAAACGAGAGCGATTTGTTGTGAGGTATTAGAAGGTGGCGCGCAAGCATTTAAAAAGCGGAAAGAAATTTATGGCTTAGATTGA
- a CDS encoding plasmid mobilization protein: MARPEKLDDDKRELMIRLRVTSSEKSQIWQNAKNAGSTPSDFLRGLALNAKPSRTVPTPDRELLLKILAELNKNGSNLNQIARVHNRMREDGEPINISEHAMNSAIYGVDTLVKHLMEILGK, encoded by the coding sequence ATGGCAAGACCTGAAAAACTGGATGATGATAAGCGTGAGCTTATGATACGCTTGCGCGTAACCTCATCCGAGAAATCACAAATTTGGCAAAATGCCAAAAACGCCGGGTCAACGCCGAGTGATTTTTTGCGTGGCTTGGCATTGAATGCCAAGCCGTCACGTACCGTGCCGACACCAGACCGTGAATTGTTGCTCAAAATTTTGGCAGAGTTAAACAAGAACGGCAGCAATCTTAACCAGATTGCCCGAGTGCATAACCGGATGCGTGAAGATGGCGAACCTATCAACATCTCCGAACATGCCATGAACAGCGCCATTTACGGTGTTGATACATTGGTAAAACACCTAATGGAAATTTTAGGAAAATGA
- a CDS encoding type IV secretory system conjugative DNA transfer family protein → MSDEKKPDDENIKPFYIHFGKTRKEPKYSHAPSKNTTDDKNDASDIPPEKNNTVPPIPNRNPYQQAANKSDDDDIFSRLGITKAEFDTLIEFRANYEARNNVFVFLVGVLLTPISLAGSLLGYVRAYRRFFDGRSVRAYLWPMRPITRLAMILGAIVFWLLMLALFIVAIPVFAAGNYTKGLILGYLVINTTITLIVFGIFKLWQRRINSAIAEGNKFGSARFAHNDELYTLRNDTGFYIGNGHLFDDKGHILTVAGTRGGKGTNIIIPNLLGAGKVQTSWVIIDPKAENTYITQKYQRSIGQQVIILNPWDLFGSDLGETQTYNPLDILKLDSPHLVDDVQVIAEMIVPIEAGSGDKFWTDSARTIVSGLLLHLVTSQPKDNQTLTTLWEWVRLVSDDWDKLIQDMGVCDVPVNGIIVKNAAHEILKLQSAGDDTFGGIIANVLQATDFLKSPALQQSLKSGFKPETLADGKTTLYVIIPADKLRSHGRYLRLIVTSMMRAVIRQPKNRVTFLLDEFAALGYLPEIETALSTYAGYNVTVWPILQSLIQLKNLYKDNWETFIANCTIRQYFTINDNFSADYISKAIGETSHTIVKKGNNGDEPETNKRALVTPDELRRESSKRIFMFINNLPPTYVDKLPYYEVTEWDDRADKNPYI, encoded by the coding sequence ATGAGCGACGAAAAAAAGCCAGACGATGAGAATATAAAGCCTTTTTATATTCATTTCGGGAAGACCCGAAAGGAGCCAAAATATAGCCACGCGCCATCGAAGAATACTACAGACGATAAAAACGATGCCTCAGATATTCCACCGGAAAAAAATAACACGGTGCCGCCGATACCAAACCGCAATCCATATCAACAAGCGGCCAATAAAAGTGACGATGATGATATCTTTAGCCGATTGGGCATTACCAAAGCCGAATTTGATACGCTTATAGAATTTAGGGCGAATTACGAAGCACGGAATAATGTTTTCGTTTTCCTCGTTGGGGTTCTGCTCACGCCTATATCGCTGGCAGGATCGTTATTAGGTTATGTTCGGGCATATAGGCGCTTTTTTGATGGCCGGTCTGTAAGGGCGTATTTATGGCCGATGCGGCCTATCACACGATTGGCGATGATCTTAGGGGCAATTGTCTTTTGGTTGCTAATGCTGGCACTGTTTATTGTTGCAATCCCGGTGTTTGCCGCTGGCAATTATACCAAAGGACTTATTCTTGGTTATTTGGTAATCAACACAACCATTACCCTCATTGTATTTGGGATTTTCAAACTATGGCAGCGTAGAATTAATAGTGCCATTGCAGAGGGCAATAAATTCGGCTCGGCTCGGTTTGCTCATAATGACGAACTTTATACATTACGGAACGATACAGGTTTCTATATCGGCAACGGCCATTTGTTTGACGACAAAGGCCATATCCTGACTGTGGCGGGAACGCGCGGCGGTAAAGGCACCAATATTATAATTCCTAATTTATTAGGGGCTGGGAAAGTGCAAACAAGCTGGGTAATCATTGACCCAAAAGCGGAAAATACTTATATCACCCAAAAATATCAGCGTTCTATCGGGCAACAAGTTATTATCCTAAATCCGTGGGATTTATTTGGTTCCGATTTAGGCGAAACCCAAACCTACAATCCTCTCGATATTCTTAAACTCGATTCCCCGCATTTGGTGGATGATGTGCAAGTGATCGCCGAAATGATCGTGCCGATTGAGGCTGGAAGCGGGGATAAATTTTGGACGGATTCTGCCCGAACAATTGTAAGTGGCCTATTACTGCACCTTGTTACGTCACAGCCGAAAGACAACCAGACCCTTACCACATTGTGGGAATGGGTAAGGCTGGTTTCGGATGATTGGGATAAGCTTATTCAAGATATGGGTGTTTGTGATGTTCCGGTAAACGGCATTATTGTTAAAAATGCCGCCCATGAAATATTGAAGCTTCAATCTGCTGGCGATGATACTTTCGGCGGTATCATTGCCAATGTATTACAGGCAACGGATTTTCTTAAATCTCCTGCGTTGCAACAATCGCTAAAAAGTGGTTTTAAGCCTGAAACGCTGGCAGATGGCAAAACAACGCTGTATGTTATCATCCCTGCCGACAAACTCCGTTCACATGGTCGATATTTACGCTTGATCGTTACGAGCATGATGCGTGCGGTTATCAGGCAACCGAAAAACCGTGTAACTTTCCTCCTCGATGAATTTGCAGCATTAGGCTATCTGCCGGAAATTGAAACGGCACTGAGCACCTATGCCGGGTATAACGTTACGGTGTGGCCTATTCTGCAATCGCTTATCCAGTTAAAGAATTTGTATAAAGATAATTGGGAAACGTTTATTGCTAATTGTACCATACGGCAATATTTTACGATCAACGATAATTTTTCTGCTGATTATATTAGTAAAGCTATTGGCGAAACTTCGCATACAATAGTTAAAAAAGGCAACAATGGTGATGAACCGGAAACAAATAAACGGGCATTGGTTACACCTGACGAATTAAGGCGGGAATCAAGCAAGCGGATATTCATGTTTATAAATAATCTGCCGCCGACCTATGTAGATAAATTGCCTTATTATGAAGTGACGGAATGGGATGATAGAGCTGATAAAAATCCTTATATTTAA
- a CDS encoding tyrosine-type recombinase/integrase, translated as MSLNDMACRYAKPQTKPYKLYDIEGLYLRIMPNGSKYWRYNFKFHGKSKTYAIGVFPNVSLKEARKICDEAKESIKAGIDPTILKTKAKQLAAFNSDQTFETVAREWHQHYYKTWSEKHADYIIRRLELHAFPHIGRYPLNQLTPQIILTCLQRIEKNAPEIARRVLQMCSKVFQYASLTGRLDKDLTFGLKGAFKKYKKGHYAAIDISELPELLAAINSNEARAYKQTNLAIKLLLYTFVRTGELINAKWSEINFANAMWTIPAERMKMDLTHLVPLSKQALSVLYELKELTGHREYLFPSIPYPRKPMSDCTILNALKRMGYKNRMTGHGFRTLPLGVGKEILNYPHHVIDRQLSHAPKSNNDRAYDRATFLPQRKQFMQEYADYLDSLIGTKSKKDLAITLTEAHSYNLGFLSMSYKINQ; from the coding sequence GTGTCACTTAACGACATGGCTTGCCGTTACGCCAAGCCTCAAACCAAACCTTATAAACTGTATGATATTGAAGGGCTTTATTTACGAATCATGCCTAATGGTAGCAAATATTGGCGCTACAACTTTAAATTTCATGGAAAATCGAAAACGTATGCAATAGGAGTATTTCCCAATGTTTCGTTAAAAGAGGCACGTAAAATTTGCGATGAAGCAAAAGAAAGCATCAAAGCTGGAATCGATCCAACGATATTAAAAACAAAAGCAAAGCAACTGGCCGCGTTTAATTCCGATCAAACCTTCGAGACAGTTGCAAGGGAATGGCATCAACACTATTACAAAACATGGAGTGAAAAACATGCTGATTATATTATCCGACGTTTAGAACTGCATGCGTTTCCGCACATAGGCCGTTATCCACTAAATCAGTTAACTCCACAGATCATCCTCACTTGTTTACAGCGCATTGAAAAAAACGCGCCGGAGATCGCAAGGCGAGTGTTACAAATGTGCAGTAAGGTTTTTCAGTACGCATCCTTAACGGGGAGGTTAGATAAGGATTTAACTTTCGGACTAAAAGGGGCATTTAAAAAATACAAGAAAGGCCATTATGCAGCGATTGACATTAGTGAGTTACCGGAACTGTTAGCCGCAATTAACAGCAATGAAGCCCGAGCCTACAAGCAAACAAATTTGGCTATAAAATTATTGCTTTACACATTTGTCAGAACAGGCGAATTGATAAACGCTAAGTGGTCCGAGATTAATTTTGCAAACGCTATGTGGACAATCCCAGCCGAACGAATGAAAATGGATTTGACACACTTAGTGCCGCTATCAAAGCAAGCTTTATCGGTGCTGTACGAACTTAAAGAATTGACAGGGCACCGCGAATATTTATTTCCCAGTATTCCCTACCCACGCAAACCAATGTCAGATTGCACCATTTTAAACGCCCTAAAACGTATGGGTTATAAAAACCGTATGACAGGCCACGGATTTAGAACTTTACCATTGGGCGTTGGTAAAGAGATTTTGAACTATCCGCATCATGTTATAGATAGACAATTATCACATGCTCCAAAGTCTAATAATGACCGTGCATACGATCGCGCTACATTTTTGCCTCAGCGAAAACAATTTATGCAGGAGTACGCTGATTATCTTGATAGCTTAATTGGAACAAAATCAAAGAAAGATCTTGCGATTACCTTAACGGAAGCACATAGCTATAATTTGGGTTTTCTATCGATGAGTTATAAAATAAATCAATAA
- a CDS encoding helix-turn-helix domain-containing protein: MEVICFEDRAFFAMIDKLEAYIDSKRPKPSQGDKWVSGEEAMKMLRITSKTTLQKFRDEGKIRYSQPEKKIILYDADSIRDFIEDFTYETF; this comes from the coding sequence ATGGAAGTTATCTGTTTTGAAGACCGGGCTTTCTTTGCAATGATCGATAAGCTCGAAGCTTACATCGACAGCAAAAGACCTAAACCATCACAAGGCGACAAATGGGTTTCCGGCGAGGAAGCTATGAAGATGCTACGCATCACCAGCAAGACCACATTGCAAAAATTCCGCGATGAGGGAAAAATCCGTTATAGCCAGCCGGAGAAAAAAATCATCTTATACGATGCCGACAGCATCCGCGATTTTATTGAAGATTTTACCTACGAAACCTTTTAA
- a CDS encoding LytR/AlgR family response regulator transcription factor, translating into MNCYIIDDEQHNIDMLEFYISEMPNVKLVGTNTNPVNALREIEHLGNVDLVLSDMDMNKLSGIDVKNRLPSHIAVIFVTAHFISDFEGLNLGEIDIVTKPVNPDKLKAAIEKAR; encoded by the coding sequence ATGAATTGCTATATCATAGATGACGAACAACATAATATTGATATGCTGGAATTTTACATTAGTGAAATGCCTAACGTCAAATTAGTTGGCACCAATACCAATCCGGTAAATGCATTAAGAGAAATTGAACATTTAGGCAATGTTGATCTCGTTCTTTCAGATATGGATATGAATAAGCTGTCCGGCATTGATGTAAAGAACCGTTTGCCGTCACATATCGCGGTAATTTTCGTGACTGCGCATTTTATCAGTGATTTCGAGGGATTAAATTTAGGTGAAATTGATATAGTAACTAAGCCAGTCAATCCTGACAAATTAAAAGCGGCGATAGAGAAAGCGAGATAG
- a CDS encoding helix-turn-helix domain-containing protein: MTAKENHDPILTRKEAARYLGVTPGTLAVWACTKRYNLAYLKIGRSVRYRRSELDRFLDVSLNKPSET, translated from the coding sequence ATGACAGCGAAAGAAAATCATGACCCAATACTCACCCGAAAAGAAGCTGCACGTTACCTCGGCGTAACACCAGGCACATTAGCCGTATGGGCTTGCACCAAGCGTTACAATCTCGCTTATCTGAAAATTGGGAGATCAGTACGATATCGCCGTTCTGAACTCGACAGGTTCCTTGATGTATCGCTCAACAAACCAAGCGAAACTTAA
- a CDS encoding relaxase/mobilization nuclease domain-containing protein gives MILRVDIRGNGAQLSNYLMALGDNSQVEILEIDGRETSDLDYLYQTIISMELNSELTKTDKAFFHAQINPAYGEDKAMTREDWYLAADILAKGTGYENQRRVITLHTKKGRTHAHVVWERYNHETGKMIDNKNSKYKADATRSIMEQALGHKQTPYRNPHRFDLKQAATELWNKTTTGAEFIKEARKAGYMVAAGTGNRPFMIVDGTGRAFDLVRQLDGVRTKEVRARLRHEPLITDKQAIELMREQSSKSGKTEQQKQEQKPSATNIAKDFADNRSDGTKEDAQVTNQRKFDQVFEEFKAASKEATKPAEPDKTEQERKQEAAQQFAENKSKTVNQPTPQELERQKIVAEQERIKQRSLQRKRHR, from the coding sequence ATGATCTTACGGGTAGATATTCGCGGCAATGGTGCGCAGCTATCAAATTATTTGATGGCTTTGGGCGACAATTCACAGGTTGAAATCTTGGAGATCGATGGCCGTGAAACGTCCGATCTTGATTACCTGTACCAAACTATTATCAGCATGGAACTTAATTCGGAATTGACCAAAACCGATAAGGCTTTTTTCCATGCGCAAATCAATCCCGCCTACGGCGAGGATAAGGCCATGACACGGGAGGATTGGTATCTGGCGGCTGATATTCTCGCAAAAGGTACGGGTTACGAGAACCAGCGCCGTGTCATCACCCTGCATACCAAAAAAGGCCGCACCCATGCGCATGTGGTTTGGGAACGCTATAATCATGAAACAGGTAAGATGATTGACAATAAGAACAGCAAATACAAAGCTGATGCCACGCGATCAATTATGGAGCAGGCTTTAGGTCACAAACAAACCCCATATCGAAACCCTCACCGCTTTGACCTTAAGCAGGCCGCCACCGAACTATGGAACAAAACCACCACAGGAGCAGAATTTATCAAAGAAGCTCGAAAGGCTGGCTACATGGTTGCTGCTGGAACCGGAAACCGCCCTTTTATGATTGTGGATGGCACTGGACGTGCCTTTGACCTTGTGCGGCAACTGGACGGGGTTAGGACGAAAGAAGTCCGCGCCCGTTTGCGCCATGAGCCCTTGATAACAGATAAGCAGGCCATTGAATTAATGCGCGAACAAAGCAGCAAATCCGGCAAAACAGAACAGCAGAAGCAGGAACAAAAACCATCTGCCACGAATATCGCCAAAGATTTTGCCGATAACCGTTCAGATGGAACCAAGGAAGATGCGCAGGTTACCAACCAGCGCAAATTTGACCAAGTGTTTGAAGAATTTAAAGCAGCAAGTAAAGAAGCTACCAAACCAGCCGAACCCGATAAAACCGAACAGGAACGCAAACAGGAAGCAGCACAACAATTTGCTGAAAACAAATCAAAGACCGTTAACCAGCCAACGCCACAGGAACTGGAACGGCAAAAAATCGTTGCCGAACAGGAGCGGATTAAGCAACGCAGTTTACAACGTAAACGCCATCGATAA